The sequence GCCGCCGGCGCCTCACCAGCGGTGAGGCCAAACGATGTGCAACGGCGTCCCGGGGGAGTCGGGGCGGCGGTCCGCAGCGGCGCCGGCCGTCGGTGTGATGACATCGGCGGCGGCATGCGCCGGGACTTTGCATCTGCAAACAAGAAACGCACACGCTGTTCCCAAAGCGGAACACAAACTCCAGTGGTCTTCCTTTCTGATCAATGGCTAGACCTTGAAAGGCCTTGCTGGAGCCATCCAAAGCATTTGCAAAAAGAAGCGACGGCGGCCGGTGCCCAAGCATCCGCACCGCCCACCGGCCGGCTTTTTTGAGCACGGGACGTCGGCCGTGATTCGTTGGACAAACGTACCACTCCGACGTGGCGGGCCCGACCGGGGAAATCCGTCTCGCTCGGCCGCAAATAAATGAGGATAAGGCTGCGTGCGTCTCTGGGTAGCTTGCCATTCAGGCACACACGCGCCGCACACACGCGCCGCACACTcgcgtgcgcgcacacacgcgtgcgcgcacacacacacacacacgggcacacacacaccttgccCTGAGCGACAAGCTATGAGTACACACGCATCTGAGGATGAGGTGCGGGATTAAGGCGGATGAAGGTGCTCAGCAGATGTTTTTCTGATTAAACTTGATCTTCTTTGATTAAAGAGCAAAAAAGCCAGGAGAACACACGCGGCGGCGGGCGGCAGGATAAGACACGTCACATGTCGCTGATTTGACTGcagacaaattaaaaaaacggcGGCGGGTCGGAACGCGGCTTGCGGAAAGATCTCGGAAAGGCTCGGGCATGCGCCCCCGCGGTGACGTCACCGACCTGCCGACGTCGGCCAAGTGCAGCGGAAAATGAACAACCCGACACTTGGGCCGTATGGCGTGCACCAGGTCTTTGGGGGGCCGCCGGTCCGGGATCTTGTTCAGGAAGGATGTGACGGCGGACAGGAAGGAGTCCATATTGAAGGCCGAGTTGAAGACCACCACATCGGCCACCAGGCTGCCAGCAAATCGCCGCCGCACGGGTCACGCCAAACGCactggcagcggcggcggcggccggccACTTACCATGACAGAATCTGGTTGTAGCCGTACTGGAAGTCACGATCCCGCTCCTCGCGCACCGGGTACACCAACTGGTTCTCGTGAAAGTACAGAACCTTTTTCAGCCGGGCCAGATCCGGTCGAAGGGCCACCAGCTCGCATAGGTTGAGAACCGAACTGCAGAACAGAACCCTGGCGCCGAGAGTCAAACAAGTCTCGAAATCAAAGTCTCAAAGGCCCCACTCAGGCCAACTTGGGTTTCTTTGATCAAATTGATGACGCAATCGTTAGATGACCGTGTTGAAGGGGATGGGGGGGTGCggtttgtgcgtgtgcatgtgtgtggggggggaccCACCTGTACGCCAGGTTGGGCGTGACGTTTTGGCTGAAGTAGAGCGCCGAGGTTCGGGCCCTCCAGTGCCACTTCTTAGCGGGCGTGGTGAAGGCCACGCAGGAGTCCAGCTGGGCGCTCAGCAGGTCTAGCAGCTGCTTGTGGGAACCCCCATAGAAGGGCTCCAGGAGCAGGACCCGGGCAGGGGGGGGCGACGACGGGACCTGACCACACAGACGGGAAGGGTAACAaagcgggcgggcgggtggCGTGAGTGACAGGCGTGAGTGACAGGCCCGAGTGACGCGCGACAGCCGACTTCATTAGGGACACAATGCCAAGTCATTTGCGGCGGGGGCCGCCGCTCCATCAGCCGTATCTGCAGACACAAATGAGCCAGCCTATCAGCCGTGCCCGCCATTATGGTACACGGCGGGCCCCCGGCCGTCATTACGGCGTCCATTGTGCGGCGGCGGCCTTTGGGGGGCGCCGCCGGCCAAAACGATAACATCGACGTCACGTCACCTCCGCGCAGATTGTTGGGCTGctgccgagcgagcgagccagcGCTCACAAGGCCAAGGTCGCTCACAACTATACCGTCACAGCCAATCGAGGGCTCCCGAGTAGGCTTGCTCCCAATAGAGGATGGATTATGCTTGGCGTAGCTGATACGTGCTCAACTCGGGCCCTTGGCTCGAGTTCAACATCTCATGCACAAGCAATGTGTTTGACATCataactcaaaaaaaaaaaatcaaacatacaGCGCTTTGGTCCAAATTGTCTGTTCTGTGAGGGATTGAAGCGCCTCATTGGGAAGGAGGCTTTGCCATCGGTTCCTGACAAACTACCCATCAAGCAATCCAGGAGACCGAGTCCGCTGTCTGTGCTCGTTCACTTGGACTCTTTCTTTTCGGGTTCGCAACGTTAGCTCCTCGGTCAGGCGCGTTAGCGTGCGGCCAGATGCGtggcccggccggccggccggatGCGTAGCCCGGCAGGCCGGCCCACGGCTAGGACGACGCCGTTAGCTCGCTCGGTCAGCTGTTCGCTGAGCCAAACGGCGACTAAAGTCAAACTTGAAGGCCGAACAAACCCACCCGTGGCCAGCTGGAAGCTAGCTCGCGCGGGCGGGCGCGGCTAGCCGAGGAGCTAACGGCTAATATTGGAGACGGGGAGCCAAAGTGAAACTCTGACGAATGCCCGGCGGCCCCCGATGAAAGTCTGCTGGTCGGGCTAACGGCGACGAAGACAACAACACTCAGGCACACGCACCTGTGACTCCATTCGCCTGGCGTCGCCTGGTGTGACGTCATCTCGCCTTCCCTTGTCCATGACGTACGTCTTGGCAACGCCCCCATACGTTAACTGCCTTTTGGCGTGCTAGCTCGGTAATTGTTTCCTTAATATTCTTAGTATGTCTTACAAATCTTCAATTCtacttttatttcttgttttttacaGCCACACATAAAAAGTCAGTAACTGTACACACTGAAAACAACGTCCTTTAAATGGAGCATCTGACCGATCGTATCAATCcatttgtgaagaaaaaagaaataaatagcaAAACTGTCCAAAGTGTGGGGTTTTGGTCCGACACCAGCAATTGTCATCTCTCCCGGAGGATGACGTCAGTTGGCCACATTTAAATCATGCGCAACTGATGTACATGATTAACTCAAGTACTTTTTCTGGGGGcattatttcaatatttgagTCAGCAATCGACTCGTTCATGAGAAGAAGATGACACGTTTCATTTTGTtagctttttatttcattgatcTGAATGGAAGGATGGCGGCGGCACGCCGACCTAGCGGTCAGCACAGCCACCTCGGATGAGaacgtatgtatgtatgtatgtgtgtatgtatgtatgtatgtatgtatgtatgtatgtatgtatggatggatggatggatggatggtaagAAGAGCTTTTCTTTGACTAAAGTTGGATTGGTCAAAGTTGGAAGTGTGTCCCAAAATGAcaatgtgaaataaataagTTAGGCAATGacaccaaaaaataatttgatgtgGCTTCTGAAAAAGTTGCTTTTGATTTGACACATACAGATGTGGATCAGATCCGCAGGCAGGCAGAATGCAGAAAGCGAGCCCGGTGGCGAAAGCGCTCAGGACAGGAGCGGGGCCCGCATCCGAGAGTCCCGCGGCGAGGCGGCCTCCCGGCGGACCCGCCTCTCCTCGGCCTCCCTCCGGCAGTACGAGTAGCGGTGGTTCATGTGCTGCGAGTACGAGCCCGAGTGCGAGAAGCGCTTGCCGCATTTGTCGCACTGGTAGGGCTTTTCGCCCGAGTGCAGGCGCGAGTGCTCGATCAGGTGGTGCTTGTGCTTGAAGGCCTTGGGGCAGACGTGGCACTGGTGGGGacgcctgcctgcgtgcgtgcgtgcgtgcgtgcgtgcgtgcgtgggtgggggggaaggaaacaaatcaaatggcAGCCCAAGAAACAAAGAGCGAGCCACAAAGAGCACCATTCACCTGTACCTGTGTGCTCATACTTGTGTCTTAGGAGGGAGCTGCTCTTCTGGAATGTTTTGCGGCACACGTCACAGGCGTACGTCCCGCCACTGGCAGCCTGCCGGCCTCCCGTCAGCTGCTCCGCACTTGACAGGAAGTCCAAAGACCCGTCCGACAGCTCCCTCTAACGCAAACATACACGTGCAATGATAATCTCGCACCTCTTGACTGGGAGACACCTTCTggacacacacccacaccccCGCCCCCCATGATCCCAAGTCTGGACAGAGCTTACAAACCTGGCTGCCCTCATGCAACTCCCCCGTCCCCCCCCAGACCTGCCCATCCTCCAGCAGACAGAATGTGAACAAATGAACTGCTCATCAAATTTCAAGGCACCCCAGCAACGTACCTGAAGAGCTGTTTTGCTGCTGGCGTGCAATATGTCGGCAAAGGCGCCGGCCCTGCTTGCCATTTGGGGCGCAAAGCTCACCGAGTCCAGGAGCAGTGGGTAGCGGGCGGGTGACACAAACGTCGGCAAAGTGTGGAGCCGACTCACTGCAGAGGCATCCTTCCCAAACATGGGGCTTTTTTCCACAAGGTGGCGCTTTCTGCCACCGTCCGGCGACTCTCTCTCCATGCCGAGCCGGTCTCCTGCTCCCGAAGTCCGGCCTCCTCCGTCGCCACTGAGTTCCGGTTGCTCGGATCCCATTTTCCTGTCGCCGCTGAATTCACGCGCCAGGTATTTGGGCACAGAGAGATCCAGCGGAGTATCGGCGTAAAGCTCCTCCCCGACCGGAGCGTTTGGCGTGCCGGAGCTACACCGCACGCATATGGAGTCGAGTGCCGCCGGACGACCGTTGCAGTCCAAAGGGCCCCCCGGTGATCTTGACCCTGGACTCTTTGTCGTAAAGGCGTCGGCGTTTGACAACGTCGGCGAGTGTCTCGAGATCTGCCGCAGTCGTGAGCCACCGCCCTCGGGAGGACTGGGATTCCGCCGAGTCAGCCAGTCCCGAACAAACTTTTGCGGAAGGCCCACAGCCAA comes from Syngnathus acus chromosome 21, fSynAcu1.2, whole genome shotgun sequence and encodes:
- the gtdc1 gene encoding glycosyltransferase-like domain-containing protein 1 isoform X3 gives rise to the protein MDKGRRDDVTPGDARRMESQVPSSPPPARVLLLEPFYGGSHKQLLDLLSAQLDSCVAFTTPAKKWHWRARTSALYFSQNVTPNLAYRVLFCSSVLNLCELVALRPDLARLKKVLYFHENQLVYPVREERDRDFQYGYNQILSCLVADVVVFNSAFNMDSFLSAVTSFLNKIPDRRPPKDLVHAIRPKCRVVHFPLHLADVGRCKVPAHAAADVITPTAGAAADRRPDSPGTPLHIVWPHRWEHDKDPELFFSTMLKLKEEGLDFLLSVLGETFADAPEVFARCRPLLDSHVVHWGFQESRECYVSILRQADVVVSTARHEFFGVAVLEAVHCGCYPLCPKALVYPEIFPAEYLYATPRQLLKRLRHFCARPRHVRTHALKVDTSRFSWDVLKDSFQSLLST
- the gtdc1 gene encoding glycosyltransferase-like domain-containing protein 1 isoform X2, translated to MDKGRRDDVTPGDARRMESQVPSSPPPARVLLLEPFYGGSHKQLLDLLSAQLDSCVAFTTPAKKWHWRARTSALYFSQNVTPNLAYRVLFCSSVLNLCELVALRPDLARLKKVLYFHENQLVYPVREERDRDFQYGYNQILSCLVADVVVFNSAFNMDSFLSAVTSFLNKIPDRRPPKDLVHAIRPKCRVVHFPLHLADVGRCKVPAHAAADVITPTAGAAADRRPDSPGTPLHIVWPHRWEHDKDPELFFSTMLKLKEEGLDFLLSVLGETFADAPEVFARCRPLLDSHVVHWGFQESRECYVSILRQADVVVSTARHEFFGVAVLEAVHCGCYPLCPKALVYPEIFPAEYLYATPRQLLKRLRHFCARPRHVRTHALKVAHKDEKVDTSRFSWDVLKDSFQSLLST
- the gtdc1 gene encoding glycosyltransferase-like domain-containing protein 1 isoform X1; protein product: MDKGRRDDVTPGDARRMESQVPSSPPPARVLLLEPFYGGSHKQLLDLLSAQLDSCVAFTTPAKKWHWRARTSALYFSQNVTPNLAYRVLFCSSVLNLCELVALRPDLARLKKVLYFHENQLVYPVREERDRDFQYGYNQILSCLVADVVVFNSAFNMDSFLSAVTSFLNKIPDRRPPKDLVHAIRPKCRVVHFPLHLADVGRCKVPAHAAADVITPTAGAAADRRPDSPGTPLHIVWPHRWEHDKDPELFFSTMLKLKEEGLDFLLSVLGETFADAPEVFARCRPLLDSHVVHWGFQESRECYVSILRQADVVVSTARHEFFGVAVLEAVHCGCYPLCPKALVYPEIFPAEYLYATPRQLLKRLRHFCARPRHVRTHALKVAHKDEKVRGQLWSAPSCSSTACHVPDLDHQYG